The Lycium barbarum isolate Lr01 chromosome 9, ASM1917538v2, whole genome shotgun sequence genome has a segment encoding these proteins:
- the LOC132611179 gene encoding uncharacterized protein LOC132611179 isoform X2 has protein sequence MMEGPIDADVLMDYVEFQIFPSQNRYESHICYRNKLETAASGLLEQLILHSPKIKSLHSKGSDANFRFRPLGNLNDAKWFTKSTLIRFLHIISSSSTIDMAKAMVNEISQLEEARKFHNSLYSKGPQDRIGSGEEECEYSSGAVSSSQQEEDNPSSDASKNELLRAMDLRLTALKGELAAAFDQAAGTTCSFEDTINIEKFSYYFGAVELRNCLQKFISSSQQNRASGFPGKELSLSKTDVRNDKVGSERGKSQTSGPSKLDTTVKYSASPAKAAQMERQNSSGSEESSCTSEEEQPSGERSRTLIRSASPRRSASPMRRVQIGRSGSRRSTALTIKSLNYFPARERSISHNDAAASDSDEEDSEQISKKAEKDACRMSVQDAISLFESKQKGQGVDYQRTKSLLSASVGANKAVLRRWSSGVCESSRGSVDVASDDPVSEATNKLENQETESTLGMKPDSYPPPKSHDAEAAAADFKQNLPEEEAYSPKVAREESFPNQSEEIGEKLNASVEWTRQKEAELNQLLTKMMETKPSKYQNVAATDRKNQSRPAERRGGFYDDYKEKRDEKLRGETSRKDKQLKAMQQILDERKAEIVTGNASNVSKKPNIKRTQRTVKKSPESAKTKDGTPKPTVVKKASSKASQLPATRKSWPSLPSPRVAGTSTAKTPPVTNSPGTTPTRRRSQPTPAVPQTSQKVEKLQPQAKSVKTPQNNIRKNVTNGNDKKQQTLTKASKPTKARIQPTPADSASSAKSRLNKVTKKSSVVPLESKEAKPFLRKGSGTGPVIKAKVSSQPEKSLRESTDLVQVEENEMASVASGPRPLNQLDNRGLEEVKIHEDEDSVIQLNSPQEYEDRESCNKVTPDNEDDIGRMEEESPSPLKREVEEESNISPSAWVVIEEQEDQALPCNDDFGPNESVADVATVRISSPRVRHSLSQMLLEESSEDVIDWGNAENPPTMVYQKDVPKGLKRLLKFARKGKTDLNLTGVSSPSFFSEGEDDPEDSKLLTKSSSDNLLKKATLHAKHSGQPKLSSEDYELSAQTSIGKIAAQKLQASRLSAPASTTKASRSFFSLSAFKGSK, from the exons ATGATGGAGGGTCCAATAGATGCTGATGTCTTGATGGACTATGTTGAATTTCAGATTTTCCCAAGCCAGAACAG GTACGAGTCACATATCTGCTACAGAAACAAGTTAGAAACAGCAGCCTCTGGACTTCTGGAGCAGTTGATACTTCATTCGCCCAAAATCAAATCTTTGCACTCTAAGGGATCAGATGCCAATTTTAGATTTAGACCTCTAGGGAATCTTAATGACGCTAAATGGTTCACAAAATCCACATTGATCAG GTTTCTTCATATTATCAGCTCATCGTCTACAATTGATATGGCCAAGGCTATGGTAAATGAGATATCTCAGCTTGAAGAAGCTCGGAAGTTTCATAATTCTTTATATTCAAAG GGTCCTCAGGATCGTATTGGGAGCGGGGAAGAAG AATGCGAGTACTCAAGTGGTGCAGTGTCATCATCTCAGCAA GAAGAAGATAACCCGTCATCAGATGCTTCCAA GAATGAATTGCTGAGGGCGATGGATTTGAGGTTGACTGCTTTAAAAGGGGAATTAGCTGCTGCTTTTGACCAAGCTGCTGGCACTACATGCTCTTTTGAGGATACTATTAACATAGAGAAGTTCTCTTACTATTTTGGAGCTGTTGAATTGAG GAACTGTCTGCAGAAGTTTATTTCATCGAGCCAGCAGAACAGGGCTAGTGGTTTTCCGGGTAAAGAGTTGTCTCTTTCAAAAACTGATGTTAGAAATGACAAAGTTGGTTCAGAAAGGGGCAAATCTCAAACATCTGGACCATCAAAGTTAGATACAACAGTGAAATATAGTGCTTCCCCTGCAAAAGCTGCACAGATGGAGAGGCAAAACTCATCAGGAAGCGAAGAATCTTCCTGTACAAGTGAAGAGGAACAACCATCAGGGGAAAGAAGTCGAACTCTAATAAGATCTGCATCTCCGAGAAGGTCTGCATCTCCAATGCGAAGAGTCCAAATTGGGCGCTCTGGGTCACGAAGATCCACTGCTTTAACTATTAAGAGTCTAAATTACTTTCCTGCCAGAGAAAGGTCAATCTCTCATAACGATGCAGCTGCCAGCGATAGTGATGAGGAAGACTCTGAGCAAATCTCAAAAAAGGCTGAGAAGGATGCGTGTAGAATGAGTGTGCAAGATGCAATCAGTCTCTTTGAAAGCAAACAAAAAGGCCAAGGTGTTGATTATCAAAGGACAAAGTCACTATTAAGTGCCTCAGTTGGTGCTAATAAAGCGGTATTGAGAAGATGGAGTTCAGGCGTGTGTGAAAGTTCTAGAGGCTCTGTTGATGTTGCTTCTGATGATCCAGTTTCTGAGGCTACCAATAAATTGGAAAATCAAGAAACTGAAAGTACTTTGGGCATGAAACCTGATTCATATCCTCCTCCCAAAAGCCATGACGCCGAGGCTGCTGCTGCTgatttcaaacaaaacttacctGAAGAAGAAGCATATAGTCCAAAGGTTGCAAGAGAGGAATCTTTCCCTAACCAAAGTGAAGAAATAGGTGAAAAGTTAAATGCCTCAGTCGAATGGACTCGACAAAAAGAAGCAGAGCTAAACCAATTGCTCACAAAAATGATGGAAACCAAGCCTAGCAAATATCAGAACGTGGCAGCAACTGATAGAAAAAACCAAAGTCGTCCCGCTGAGCGTCGAGGTGggttctatgatgattacaaagAAAAGAGGGATGAGAAACTTCGTGGTGAAACTTCTAGGAAGGATAAACAATTGAAAGCAATGCAACAAATTCTTGATGAAAGAAAAGCTGAAATTGTCACAGGAAATGCAAGTAATGTTAGCAAAAAACCAAATATTAAGAGAACCCAGAGAACAGTCAAGAAATCCCCTGAATCTGCAAAGACCAAAGATGGAACTCCTAAACCTACTGTTGTAAAGAAAGCTTCATCAAAAGCATCGCAACTGCCAGCGACACGGAAGTCATGGCCATCTTTGCCGTCACCAAGAGTTGCAGGGACATCAACTGCTAAAACTCCTCCTGTAACAAATTCTCCAGGTACTACACCTACCCGCAGAAGATCACAGCCAACACCAGCAGTTCCTCAGACAAGCCAAAAGGTTGAGAAGTTACAACCCCAAGCAAAATCTGTGAAAACACCCCAGAATAATATCAGAAAAAATGTTACAAATGGGAATGACAAGAAGCAGCAGACTCTGACAAAAGCTAGCAAACCTACAAAAGCCAGGATTCAGCCTACCCCTGCAGATTCTGCATCCTCTGCTAAATCTAGACTCAACAAGGTAACCAAGAAAAGTAGTGTGGTACCTCTGGAATCAAAGGAGGCAAAGCCTTTTCTTCGTAAGGGCTCGGGTACCGGACCAGTCATAAAAGCCAAAGTTTCATCTCAGCCTGAAAAATCTTTGAGGGAATCTACGGACCTTGTTCAAGTTGAGGAGAACGAGATGGCCTCTGTTGCTTCTGGTCCTCGTCCTCTTAATCAACTGGACAACAGGGGTCTTGAGGAGGTCAAGATCCATGAAGATGAAGACTCTGTAATTCAGTTAAACAGCCCTCAAGAATATGAAGATAGAGAGAGCTGCAATAAGGTTACGCCAGATAATGAAGATGATATTGGAAGGATGGAAGAAGAGTCTCCATCTCCACTGAAAAGAGAGGTTGAAGAGGAATCGAACATTTCCCCTAGCGCCTGGGTGGTAATAGAGGAGCAGGAGGATCAAGCCCTTCCATGTAATGATGATTTTGGTCCTAATGAATCTGTGGCTGATGTTGCAACTGTAAGAATCTCAAGTCCACGAGTTCGTCATTCTCTGTCCCAAATGTTGCTTGAAGAGAGCAGTGAAGATGTTATTGACTGGGGTAATGCTGAGAATCCTCCTACTATGGTATATCAGAAGGATGTGCCAAAAGGATTGAAGCGGCTTCTAAAGTTTGCTCGTAAGGGTAAGACTGATTTAAATTTAACTGGTGTTTCAAGCCCGTCATTTTTCTCTGAAGGCGAGGATGATCCAGAGGATTCTAAACTTCTCACGAAAAGTAGTTCTGACAATCTACTGAAGAAGGCTACACTTCATGCTAAGCATTCTGGACAACCAAAGTTGTCTTCTGAAGACTATGAGCTATCCG CTCAAACAAGTATAGGCAAAATTGCTGCTCAGAAATTGCAAGCGAGCCGGCTTTCAGCTCCAGCAAGTACAACAAaag CATCAAGATCGTTCTTTTCTCTTTCAGCATTCAAGGGAAGTAAATAA
- the LOC132611179 gene encoding uncharacterized protein LOC132611179 isoform X4, giving the protein MMEGPIDADVLMDYVEFQIFPSQNRYESHICYRNKLETAASGLLEQLILHSPKIKSLHSKGSDANFRFRPLGNLNDAKWFTKSTLIRFLHIISSSSTIDMAKAMVNEISQLEEARKFHNSLYSKDRIGSGEEECEYSSGAVSSSQQEEDNPSSDASKNELLRAMDLRLTALKGELAAAFDQAAGTTCSFEDTINIEKFSYYFGAVELRNCLQKFISSSQQNRASGFPGKELSLSKTDVRNDKVGSERGKSQTSGPSKLDTTVKYSASPAKAAQMERQNSSGSEESSCTSEEEQPSGERSRTLIRSASPRRSASPMRRVQIGRSGSRRSTALTIKSLNYFPARERSISHNDAAASDSDEEDSEQISKKAEKDACRMSVQDAISLFESKQKGQGVDYQRTKSLLSASVGANKAVLRRWSSGVCESSRGSVDVASDDPVSEATNKLENQETESTLGMKPDSYPPPKSHDAEAAAADFKQNLPEEEAYSPKVAREESFPNQSEEIGEKLNASVEWTRQKEAELNQLLTKMMETKPSKYQNVAATDRKNQSRPAERRGGFYDDYKEKRDEKLRGETSRKDKQLKAMQQILDERKAEIVTGNASNVSKKPNIKRTQRTVKKSPESAKTKDGTPKPTVVKKASSKASQLPATRKSWPSLPSPRVAGTSTAKTPPVTNSPGTTPTRRRSQPTPAVPQTSQKVEKLQPQAKSVKTPQNNIRKNVTNGNDKKQQTLTKASKPTKARIQPTPADSASSAKSRLNKVTKKSSVVPLESKEAKPFLRKGSGTGPVIKAKVSSQPEKSLRESTDLVQVEENEMASVASGPRPLNQLDNRGLEEVKIHEDEDSVIQLNSPQEYEDRESCNKVTPDNEDDIGRMEEESPSPLKREVEEESNISPSAWVVIEEQEDQALPCNDDFGPNESVADVATVRISSPRVRHSLSQMLLEESSEDVIDWGNAENPPTMVYQKDVPKGLKRLLKFARKGKTDLNLTGVSSPSFFSEGEDDPEDSKLLTKSSSDNLLKKATLHAKHSGQPKLSSEDYELSAQTSIGKIAAQKLQASRLSAPASTTKASRSFFSLSAFKGSK; this is encoded by the exons ATGATGGAGGGTCCAATAGATGCTGATGTCTTGATGGACTATGTTGAATTTCAGATTTTCCCAAGCCAGAACAG GTACGAGTCACATATCTGCTACAGAAACAAGTTAGAAACAGCAGCCTCTGGACTTCTGGAGCAGTTGATACTTCATTCGCCCAAAATCAAATCTTTGCACTCTAAGGGATCAGATGCCAATTTTAGATTTAGACCTCTAGGGAATCTTAATGACGCTAAATGGTTCACAAAATCCACATTGATCAG GTTTCTTCATATTATCAGCTCATCGTCTACAATTGATATGGCCAAGGCTATGGTAAATGAGATATCTCAGCTTGAAGAAGCTCGGAAGTTTCATAATTCTTTATATTCAAAG GATCGTATTGGGAGCGGGGAAGAAG AATGCGAGTACTCAAGTGGTGCAGTGTCATCATCTCAGCAA GAAGAAGATAACCCGTCATCAGATGCTTCCAA GAATGAATTGCTGAGGGCGATGGATTTGAGGTTGACTGCTTTAAAAGGGGAATTAGCTGCTGCTTTTGACCAAGCTGCTGGCACTACATGCTCTTTTGAGGATACTATTAACATAGAGAAGTTCTCTTACTATTTTGGAGCTGTTGAATTGAG GAACTGTCTGCAGAAGTTTATTTCATCGAGCCAGCAGAACAGGGCTAGTGGTTTTCCGGGTAAAGAGTTGTCTCTTTCAAAAACTGATGTTAGAAATGACAAAGTTGGTTCAGAAAGGGGCAAATCTCAAACATCTGGACCATCAAAGTTAGATACAACAGTGAAATATAGTGCTTCCCCTGCAAAAGCTGCACAGATGGAGAGGCAAAACTCATCAGGAAGCGAAGAATCTTCCTGTACAAGTGAAGAGGAACAACCATCAGGGGAAAGAAGTCGAACTCTAATAAGATCTGCATCTCCGAGAAGGTCTGCATCTCCAATGCGAAGAGTCCAAATTGGGCGCTCTGGGTCACGAAGATCCACTGCTTTAACTATTAAGAGTCTAAATTACTTTCCTGCCAGAGAAAGGTCAATCTCTCATAACGATGCAGCTGCCAGCGATAGTGATGAGGAAGACTCTGAGCAAATCTCAAAAAAGGCTGAGAAGGATGCGTGTAGAATGAGTGTGCAAGATGCAATCAGTCTCTTTGAAAGCAAACAAAAAGGCCAAGGTGTTGATTATCAAAGGACAAAGTCACTATTAAGTGCCTCAGTTGGTGCTAATAAAGCGGTATTGAGAAGATGGAGTTCAGGCGTGTGTGAAAGTTCTAGAGGCTCTGTTGATGTTGCTTCTGATGATCCAGTTTCTGAGGCTACCAATAAATTGGAAAATCAAGAAACTGAAAGTACTTTGGGCATGAAACCTGATTCATATCCTCCTCCCAAAAGCCATGACGCCGAGGCTGCTGCTGCTgatttcaaacaaaacttacctGAAGAAGAAGCATATAGTCCAAAGGTTGCAAGAGAGGAATCTTTCCCTAACCAAAGTGAAGAAATAGGTGAAAAGTTAAATGCCTCAGTCGAATGGACTCGACAAAAAGAAGCAGAGCTAAACCAATTGCTCACAAAAATGATGGAAACCAAGCCTAGCAAATATCAGAACGTGGCAGCAACTGATAGAAAAAACCAAAGTCGTCCCGCTGAGCGTCGAGGTGggttctatgatgattacaaagAAAAGAGGGATGAGAAACTTCGTGGTGAAACTTCTAGGAAGGATAAACAATTGAAAGCAATGCAACAAATTCTTGATGAAAGAAAAGCTGAAATTGTCACAGGAAATGCAAGTAATGTTAGCAAAAAACCAAATATTAAGAGAACCCAGAGAACAGTCAAGAAATCCCCTGAATCTGCAAAGACCAAAGATGGAACTCCTAAACCTACTGTTGTAAAGAAAGCTTCATCAAAAGCATCGCAACTGCCAGCGACACGGAAGTCATGGCCATCTTTGCCGTCACCAAGAGTTGCAGGGACATCAACTGCTAAAACTCCTCCTGTAACAAATTCTCCAGGTACTACACCTACCCGCAGAAGATCACAGCCAACACCAGCAGTTCCTCAGACAAGCCAAAAGGTTGAGAAGTTACAACCCCAAGCAAAATCTGTGAAAACACCCCAGAATAATATCAGAAAAAATGTTACAAATGGGAATGACAAGAAGCAGCAGACTCTGACAAAAGCTAGCAAACCTACAAAAGCCAGGATTCAGCCTACCCCTGCAGATTCTGCATCCTCTGCTAAATCTAGACTCAACAAGGTAACCAAGAAAAGTAGTGTGGTACCTCTGGAATCAAAGGAGGCAAAGCCTTTTCTTCGTAAGGGCTCGGGTACCGGACCAGTCATAAAAGCCAAAGTTTCATCTCAGCCTGAAAAATCTTTGAGGGAATCTACGGACCTTGTTCAAGTTGAGGAGAACGAGATGGCCTCTGTTGCTTCTGGTCCTCGTCCTCTTAATCAACTGGACAACAGGGGTCTTGAGGAGGTCAAGATCCATGAAGATGAAGACTCTGTAATTCAGTTAAACAGCCCTCAAGAATATGAAGATAGAGAGAGCTGCAATAAGGTTACGCCAGATAATGAAGATGATATTGGAAGGATGGAAGAAGAGTCTCCATCTCCACTGAAAAGAGAGGTTGAAGAGGAATCGAACATTTCCCCTAGCGCCTGGGTGGTAATAGAGGAGCAGGAGGATCAAGCCCTTCCATGTAATGATGATTTTGGTCCTAATGAATCTGTGGCTGATGTTGCAACTGTAAGAATCTCAAGTCCACGAGTTCGTCATTCTCTGTCCCAAATGTTGCTTGAAGAGAGCAGTGAAGATGTTATTGACTGGGGTAATGCTGAGAATCCTCCTACTATGGTATATCAGAAGGATGTGCCAAAAGGATTGAAGCGGCTTCTAAAGTTTGCTCGTAAGGGTAAGACTGATTTAAATTTAACTGGTGTTTCAAGCCCGTCATTTTTCTCTGAAGGCGAGGATGATCCAGAGGATTCTAAACTTCTCACGAAAAGTAGTTCTGACAATCTACTGAAGAAGGCTACACTTCATGCTAAGCATTCTGGACAACCAAAGTTGTCTTCTGAAGACTATGAGCTATCCG CTCAAACAAGTATAGGCAAAATTGCTGCTCAGAAATTGCAAGCGAGCCGGCTTTCAGCTCCAGCAAGTACAACAAaag CATCAAGATCGTTCTTTTCTCTTTCAGCATTCAAGGGAAGTAAATAA
- the LOC132611179 gene encoding uncharacterized protein LOC132611179 isoform X3 yields the protein MMEGPIDADVLMDYVEFQIFPSQNRYESHICYRNKLETAASGLLEQLILHSPKIKSLHSKGSDANFRFRPLGNLNDAKWFTKSTLIRFLHIISSSSTIDMAKAMVNEISQLEEARKFHNSLYSKDRIGSGEEAECEYSSGAVSSSQQEEDNPSSDASKNELLRAMDLRLTALKGELAAAFDQAAGTTCSFEDTINIEKFSYYFGAVELRNCLQKFISSSQQNRASGFPGKELSLSKTDVRNDKVGSERGKSQTSGPSKLDTTVKYSASPAKAAQMERQNSSGSEESSCTSEEEQPSGERSRTLIRSASPRRSASPMRRVQIGRSGSRRSTALTIKSLNYFPARERSISHNDAAASDSDEEDSEQISKKAEKDACRMSVQDAISLFESKQKGQGVDYQRTKSLLSASVGANKAVLRRWSSGVCESSRGSVDVASDDPVSEATNKLENQETESTLGMKPDSYPPPKSHDAEAAAADFKQNLPEEEAYSPKVAREESFPNQSEEIGEKLNASVEWTRQKEAELNQLLTKMMETKPSKYQNVAATDRKNQSRPAERRGGFYDDYKEKRDEKLRGETSRKDKQLKAMQQILDERKAEIVTGNASNVSKKPNIKRTQRTVKKSPESAKTKDGTPKPTVVKKASSKASQLPATRKSWPSLPSPRVAGTSTAKTPPVTNSPGTTPTRRRSQPTPAVPQTSQKVEKLQPQAKSVKTPQNNIRKNVTNGNDKKQQTLTKASKPTKARIQPTPADSASSAKSRLNKVTKKSSVVPLESKEAKPFLRKGSGTGPVIKAKVSSQPEKSLRESTDLVQVEENEMASVASGPRPLNQLDNRGLEEVKIHEDEDSVIQLNSPQEYEDRESCNKVTPDNEDDIGRMEEESPSPLKREVEEESNISPSAWVVIEEQEDQALPCNDDFGPNESVADVATVRISSPRVRHSLSQMLLEESSEDVIDWGNAENPPTMVYQKDVPKGLKRLLKFARKGKTDLNLTGVSSPSFFSEGEDDPEDSKLLTKSSSDNLLKKATLHAKHSGQPKLSSEDYELSAQTSIGKIAAQKLQASRLSAPASTTKASRSFFSLSAFKGSK from the exons ATGATGGAGGGTCCAATAGATGCTGATGTCTTGATGGACTATGTTGAATTTCAGATTTTCCCAAGCCAGAACAG GTACGAGTCACATATCTGCTACAGAAACAAGTTAGAAACAGCAGCCTCTGGACTTCTGGAGCAGTTGATACTTCATTCGCCCAAAATCAAATCTTTGCACTCTAAGGGATCAGATGCCAATTTTAGATTTAGACCTCTAGGGAATCTTAATGACGCTAAATGGTTCACAAAATCCACATTGATCAG GTTTCTTCATATTATCAGCTCATCGTCTACAATTGATATGGCCAAGGCTATGGTAAATGAGATATCTCAGCTTGAAGAAGCTCGGAAGTTTCATAATTCTTTATATTCAAAG GATCGTATTGGGAGCGGGGAAGAAG CAGAATGCGAGTACTCAAGTGGTGCAGTGTCATCATCTCAGCAA GAAGAAGATAACCCGTCATCAGATGCTTCCAA GAATGAATTGCTGAGGGCGATGGATTTGAGGTTGACTGCTTTAAAAGGGGAATTAGCTGCTGCTTTTGACCAAGCTGCTGGCACTACATGCTCTTTTGAGGATACTATTAACATAGAGAAGTTCTCTTACTATTTTGGAGCTGTTGAATTGAG GAACTGTCTGCAGAAGTTTATTTCATCGAGCCAGCAGAACAGGGCTAGTGGTTTTCCGGGTAAAGAGTTGTCTCTTTCAAAAACTGATGTTAGAAATGACAAAGTTGGTTCAGAAAGGGGCAAATCTCAAACATCTGGACCATCAAAGTTAGATACAACAGTGAAATATAGTGCTTCCCCTGCAAAAGCTGCACAGATGGAGAGGCAAAACTCATCAGGAAGCGAAGAATCTTCCTGTACAAGTGAAGAGGAACAACCATCAGGGGAAAGAAGTCGAACTCTAATAAGATCTGCATCTCCGAGAAGGTCTGCATCTCCAATGCGAAGAGTCCAAATTGGGCGCTCTGGGTCACGAAGATCCACTGCTTTAACTATTAAGAGTCTAAATTACTTTCCTGCCAGAGAAAGGTCAATCTCTCATAACGATGCAGCTGCCAGCGATAGTGATGAGGAAGACTCTGAGCAAATCTCAAAAAAGGCTGAGAAGGATGCGTGTAGAATGAGTGTGCAAGATGCAATCAGTCTCTTTGAAAGCAAACAAAAAGGCCAAGGTGTTGATTATCAAAGGACAAAGTCACTATTAAGTGCCTCAGTTGGTGCTAATAAAGCGGTATTGAGAAGATGGAGTTCAGGCGTGTGTGAAAGTTCTAGAGGCTCTGTTGATGTTGCTTCTGATGATCCAGTTTCTGAGGCTACCAATAAATTGGAAAATCAAGAAACTGAAAGTACTTTGGGCATGAAACCTGATTCATATCCTCCTCCCAAAAGCCATGACGCCGAGGCTGCTGCTGCTgatttcaaacaaaacttacctGAAGAAGAAGCATATAGTCCAAAGGTTGCAAGAGAGGAATCTTTCCCTAACCAAAGTGAAGAAATAGGTGAAAAGTTAAATGCCTCAGTCGAATGGACTCGACAAAAAGAAGCAGAGCTAAACCAATTGCTCACAAAAATGATGGAAACCAAGCCTAGCAAATATCAGAACGTGGCAGCAACTGATAGAAAAAACCAAAGTCGTCCCGCTGAGCGTCGAGGTGggttctatgatgattacaaagAAAAGAGGGATGAGAAACTTCGTGGTGAAACTTCTAGGAAGGATAAACAATTGAAAGCAATGCAACAAATTCTTGATGAAAGAAAAGCTGAAATTGTCACAGGAAATGCAAGTAATGTTAGCAAAAAACCAAATATTAAGAGAACCCAGAGAACAGTCAAGAAATCCCCTGAATCTGCAAAGACCAAAGATGGAACTCCTAAACCTACTGTTGTAAAGAAAGCTTCATCAAAAGCATCGCAACTGCCAGCGACACGGAAGTCATGGCCATCTTTGCCGTCACCAAGAGTTGCAGGGACATCAACTGCTAAAACTCCTCCTGTAACAAATTCTCCAGGTACTACACCTACCCGCAGAAGATCACAGCCAACACCAGCAGTTCCTCAGACAAGCCAAAAGGTTGAGAAGTTACAACCCCAAGCAAAATCTGTGAAAACACCCCAGAATAATATCAGAAAAAATGTTACAAATGGGAATGACAAGAAGCAGCAGACTCTGACAAAAGCTAGCAAACCTACAAAAGCCAGGATTCAGCCTACCCCTGCAGATTCTGCATCCTCTGCTAAATCTAGACTCAACAAGGTAACCAAGAAAAGTAGTGTGGTACCTCTGGAATCAAAGGAGGCAAAGCCTTTTCTTCGTAAGGGCTCGGGTACCGGACCAGTCATAAAAGCCAAAGTTTCATCTCAGCCTGAAAAATCTTTGAGGGAATCTACGGACCTTGTTCAAGTTGAGGAGAACGAGATGGCCTCTGTTGCTTCTGGTCCTCGTCCTCTTAATCAACTGGACAACAGGGGTCTTGAGGAGGTCAAGATCCATGAAGATGAAGACTCTGTAATTCAGTTAAACAGCCCTCAAGAATATGAAGATAGAGAGAGCTGCAATAAGGTTACGCCAGATAATGAAGATGATATTGGAAGGATGGAAGAAGAGTCTCCATCTCCACTGAAAAGAGAGGTTGAAGAGGAATCGAACATTTCCCCTAGCGCCTGGGTGGTAATAGAGGAGCAGGAGGATCAAGCCCTTCCATGTAATGATGATTTTGGTCCTAATGAATCTGTGGCTGATGTTGCAACTGTAAGAATCTCAAGTCCACGAGTTCGTCATTCTCTGTCCCAAATGTTGCTTGAAGAGAGCAGTGAAGATGTTATTGACTGGGGTAATGCTGAGAATCCTCCTACTATGGTATATCAGAAGGATGTGCCAAAAGGATTGAAGCGGCTTCTAAAGTTTGCTCGTAAGGGTAAGACTGATTTAAATTTAACTGGTGTTTCAAGCCCGTCATTTTTCTCTGAAGGCGAGGATGATCCAGAGGATTCTAAACTTCTCACGAAAAGTAGTTCTGACAATCTACTGAAGAAGGCTACACTTCATGCTAAGCATTCTGGACAACCAAAGTTGTCTTCTGAAGACTATGAGCTATCCG CTCAAACAAGTATAGGCAAAATTGCTGCTCAGAAATTGCAAGCGAGCCGGCTTTCAGCTCCAGCAAGTACAACAAaag CATCAAGATCGTTCTTTTCTCTTTCAGCATTCAAGGGAAGTAAATAA